In Tautonia rosea, the genomic window ACCCGACAGCGCCCCCGCCCCCCCCGGCTTCACCCGCATCCTCCCCGACCTCGACCCCTCTCCCTCTCTCGAAGGAGAGCAGGTACCAGTCAGACCGGGCGAGAGGGCCGATCCGCCATCAACCCTCGACCTCCCCTCCGAATTCATCGACACTCAGGGAGACGTCTTGTCGCACGGAAACACGCCCTTTACGCCTCTTTACGCGATCGCTACGCCCTCTCCTCCGCCATCCTTCCTCTCCAACACTGAGGACGCCTCAAACGGTCCTCTGTCTGCGTCGCTCGGTGAGACTTACGGGGAGACCTCGTCGGACTCCTGCTCGAACCGTGCGGGCTTCGGCTTGGAGACGTCTCCGGAGCTTACCTGCTCCTCCAGGGACCGCGCATTGACCCCGAGCGAATCGTCCCCGACTTCACGGAATCCTCTCGACTCGGATCGACGGAGCGAACCCATTCTTCCGGAGCCTCACCCAGGAGAAGACCGCTCGAACTCCTTTTTCACAAGAGACTTGGAACGAGATGCCAGCTCCCGTGCTCGGGAAGCGCCCCAGCGCACCGACCCCAGCCCGACCCCGCACCAACCCGGCAACGTGCCGGTCGATCGAACGCCGTGGCCGGGTTCGATCCCGGAGCCGCCTCCCGTCCGTCCCTTGCCTCGGCCGTACCGGGCCCGCTGAGTGGGAGCAGTCCTGATCGGCTCGCTCTCCCCTCCTCAGGGCTTCCAGACGACCAGTCCGGAGACGACTCCCCCGACTGCGACGAGCCTCCCGTCGTGGCTGAAATCGAGGCTGTGGATCGGGTTCGGTTGATCCTGAAGCCGGTGAAGCACCTGAAGGTTCTCCCAAGCCCGGAGCATCACCTCCCCCTCCGAAGTTCCCAGGGCGAGGGTTGTCCCGTCGGGAGAGAGGGCGAACGAGGTCACGCGATGATGCACATCGAACAGCGACTCCGACTCTCCCCGGATCAAGTCCCAGCACTCAAGGTGTTGAGCGCCGAGGTCCAGCCAGAGCACCTTGTTGTCACTGGGCAGAAACTCCACCCTTCGGACAATGCTTTGCGGAGTGAGTCGCAACTGCTGCCTGACCTCGCCACTTGGCACTTCCACGACCAGAAGCATTCCCCCCAGGTCATCACGGACCGCCGTCGTGAGCGACCGGGAATCGGACGAAAAGTCAAGGTCCGTAATGATCCGCGATTGCGTCTCATGCACCTCAAGTAACTGACCCGAAGACACATCCCACAACACGAGGCTTCCCGAGACATCTCCTGAAGCCAGCGTCTTGCCGTCGGGCGAGAATTCCAGGGCGGCGATCGACACATCGCGACGGTGCAGGGTCGTTTCTCGGCGCCCGTCCCTCAGGTTCCAGAGCACGATGCTTCCGTCCCAGGTGCCCCATGCCATCAGCTCCCGATCCGGCGAGAACGCCAGGCATTTGATCTTCCGGTCCGGTCCTCCCCACTCGGACCGCGGCTTCTCCTCCGGAAGCTGCCAGAGGGACAGCCTCCCTGTCGTATCGCACGAGGCGATTCTCAGGCCCTCGGGAGCGAAGCAGAGCGAGTGGATTGGGGTGGACGGCGACTTCAGCGACAGGACATTCTCAGACGGTTGCGCGAAGAGTCCCGAGGTCAGGAGCCCCAGAACCAGCGAGAACATCCCGGTCACAATCCCCCCCGACGCGAGAAGCCAGAGTCTCCCCAATGGTCCGCTTGCCTTCGAATGGCAGCCGAATGCATCAGGGATGCCGAATCGTTCGTCGTTGTGTTCGGGATGGAGCATCACCTCTCCCTCATCATCAAATGAACCAGAATCACAGAATGGGCATCGTCCCTTCGTTCGAGTCCACCAGCGTGGACGATCAGGCGTCACCTCACGCTCTCCCCGCTTGTCCCGGCAAGGACGGCATGGGGAGGCGTCTGTTCTCTCTTACCGAGATCCGATCGAGCCTTACACCCAGGACCCCCGGATCGATCCCCTTTTTCCACCTCAGTCCAATGAATTCCGGAAAAATGCTTGACGATCGAACGCGATACTCTCACTCGGACGTTTTCCGTCAGACCTGTTCGATGTTCGTTTGATCACAAGGTATAATGCACCAAAGGGGCTGCGTTCGAAGGAGCGATGGTGATGGGCATGATCCGGGAACTCTCTCCGTCCGTCGTCAACCAAATCGCCGCCGGCGAGGTGGTCGAGCGGCCGGCGAGCGTCGTGAAGGAACTCCTAGAAAACGCGATCGACGCCGGTGCGACCCGGATCGAGCTGACCGTCGAGCGCGGGGGCCGCGACCTGGTTCGAGTCGCCGACAACGGAAGCGGGATCAGCCGAGAGGATCTCCCCCTCGCCTTCCGTCCCCATGCGACCAGCAAACTCTCTGAGGCCGATGACCTACACCGCATCCGGACCCTCGGTTTTCGAGGAGAGGCTCTGGCAGCCATTGCCGAGATCTCGCGGGTCCGCTGCCAGACCCGCACCGCCGACGCCGAGGTCGGCTCGGAACAGGCGATCGAAGGGGGTGAGCACTCCGAGATCCGCGACTGCGGCTGCCCGGTCGGCACGGTCATCGAGGTTCGCAACCTCTTCTTCAATACCCCGGTCCGCCGGACCTTCCTCAAAAGCGACACGACCGAAGCCGGCCACGTGGCCGAGATGTTTACCCGGATTGCCCTGGCTCACCCGACCATTCACCTGACCTTCCGCTCCGGCTCGAAGACCTTGCACGACCTCCCCCCCGTCACCGGCCTCAAGGACCGCGTCGCCGTCTTCTTCGGTCGCGAGCTGGCCGACGCCCTGCTCTGGGTCGAAAGTGAGATCAACGACTTCCATCTCTGGGGATACGTCGCTCACCCCTCGCAGAGTCGATCCAGCACCAAGGGTCAGTACCTCTTTGTCGGAGGTCGATTTGTCCGAGACCGATCCCTCGGCCACGCTTTGACCGAGGCTTACCGAGGCCTGCTCATGGTCGGCCGCGTCCCGGTCGCCTTCCTTCACCTCGATCTCCCTCCCGAAGAGGTGGACGTGAACGTCCATCCCACCAAGGTCGAGGTCCGGTTCCGGGACTCGCAGCGCATCTATGGCCAGCTCCTCCGGACCGTCCGTCAGACGTTCCTGACTAGCGATCTCCACAGCAGGCTTCAGGCCCCTCCGACGCGACCCGATCCCACTCCCCCCGGTCCTGCCGAGCCGGACTCGGAGGCCGGCGCCTCGTCGCGGGAGCCCGGCTTCGCGCTCCGGTCCGACCCGTTCGACCGACAGATGGTTGCCTCCTGGTTCCCTCCCTCAAGCGGCTCGGGAATGTCTCCTCCGGCTCGACCGGCCAACCTCGATGACCTCCCTCGCCGCGAGGAGCCTGAGTGGGCCAGGTCGCTTCCGCCCGCCCCCACGTCCTCGCCGTCCTCCTCGTTCAACGAGTTCGCCGAAGAGTCTCCGATCCCTTCGACCGAATCGACCGAACCAGCCATCCCGGTTTCTGTTCCTCCGACTCCGTCTGATGCGCAGACCTCGACCACCGCTGGCGTCCCTGTTCAGGATGTCGGCGTCCTGCCTCCTCGAGCGATCCAGGTCCACGACAGCTACCTCATTGCCGAAACCGAGGACGGCATGGTGGTCATCGACCAGCACGCCCTTCATGAACGCATCCTGTTCGAGGAGTTCCGTTCCCGAGTCGAGCGCGGAGGGGTTGAGTCTCAGCGCCTTCTGGTTCCCGAGCCCGTCGAGCTGGGAGCCGACGAGGCGGCCGAGGTTCTGGAACGCCGCGACGTCCTGGCAACGCTTGGCCTGGAGGTTGAACCGTTCGGCGGTGGAACCGTCCTGGTCGGCAGTGTGCCGGCAATGCTCGGCCCGATCAGTCCGACACGCCTCCTTCGCGATCTGGCCGAGCAACTGGTCGGCCGACCGGTTCCGCCTTCGGCCGATGCGGTCCTGAACGACGTGCTCAGCCTCATGGCCTGTAAAGCCGCGATCAAGGCCGGTCAACGGCTTTCGTCCGACGAGGTCGCCGCCCTGCTTGCCCGCCGACACCTCGTGACCGACGCCCACCACTGCCCTCACGGCCGGCCAACCGCCCTGATCTTCACGAAGGAGGAGCTGGAAAAGCAATTCGGCCGCGTCTGACCCCCCGGCCGAAGCAAGGTTCTCCGATGACTTTCGCCTCTGCCGCGACCGTCGTATGATGAGACCATCATTCCCCGAACGGGCGGCGGTCCTGGCCCTGGGTCGCCTTCGTCATCACGTGCCCGATGAATCGTCCCTTTTGACTGACTGAGCCGGAGCGTTTCCCGATGATCTGCGTCACCCTCGGCCGAGGCCGGCACCGCACGCTGCTGGAGGAGTGGGGCCAGGCCGCCGAGGCCGGTGCCGAGCTGGTTGAGCTGCGGATCGACTGCCTTCGCAGCGAGATCAACCTCAAACGCCTCCTGACCGACCGCCGCACCCCGATCGTCTTCACCGTGCGACGAGGTGCCGACGGCGGCCTTTGGCGCGGTAACGACGAGAAGCGCCTCCTCCTCCTGCGTGAGGCGATTGTCACCGGCGTCGAGTACGTCGACCTGGAGCTGGACATCGCCAAATCGATCCCCCGCTTCGGCAAGACCAAGCGGATCATCAGCTACCACAACTTTCGCGAGACCCCTGCCGACCTGGATTCAATCGCCGACCAGGCGCAGGAGGCCAATGCCGACGTCGTGAAGATCGCCACGATGGCCAGGTCGGTCGGCGATGCGAGCCGCATTCTGGAAGCTGCGGCCCGATCCTCCGAGAAGGTCCCCACCATTGGGATTGCCATGGGGCCGATGGGGGTCTTCACCCGGGTCCTCGGTCGGAAATTCGGCGCACCGTTCACCTATGCCGGCTTCAATCCGGAACGGATCTTCGCCCCCGGTATGCTCCATTTCGACGAACTGCGGCGCGATTACGGCTACGATCGGATCAACGCCGAGACGGAGGTTTACGCTGTGATCGGAGATCCGATCGCCCACAGCCTCAGTCCCGCCGTTCACAACGCCGCGTTCCTGAAACTCGGGATCAACGCGGTCTATGTTCCGCTCTTGATCCCCAATGGCAAGCTCAAGGAATCGCTCGACCTGCTCTCTTGGCTTGATTTGAAGGGAATGAGCGTCACGATCCCGCATAAAGAGGCCATTCTTCCCCTGCTCCGCCAGGTCGATGGCGCGGTTGATCGGCTGAAGGCGTGCAACACCGTGGTCATCAAGAAGAACGTCTGGACCGGCCACAATACCGACTACCACGCGGCCATGAGCGTCCTGGAGGAAGCCTACGGCGGCTCGACCAGCGACGAGGTGAGCGTCCTGATGGACAAGCAGGTGCTCATTCTTGGCGCTGGCGGCGTGGCTCGTACCATTGCTTATGGATTGACCCGACGTGGCGCCGGGGTTGCGATCACCAACCGCGACGACGAGCGAGCGGCCCGCGTGGCGTCCGAGGTCGGGTGCCGCCACATTTCCTGGGCGGCTCGGGCAAGTACCCCGTGCGATGTTCTCATCAATGGGACGCCCGTGGGCATGCACCCGAACGTCGATGAGACACCGGTCCCTCCCGCCGCCTTCCGGGCCGGCATGGTGGCGTTCGATACGATTTACCACCCCGAGAACACAATGTTTCTGAAGCTTGCTCGTGAACGCGAGTGCAGAACAATTTCTGGGGTAGATATGTTCGTTCGCCAGGCCGAACTTCAGTTTGCCCTCTTCACCGGCCGCAGCGCTCCGACCGACCTGATGCGTCAGGTCGTGGCCCGGAAACTGGGGGTGACACGAGACTGACACTGTAGCCAACAACGAGCATTCGGTTCAGCGATCCTCGACAATCGGTTGCCGCTGCATTGCTTCCAGGCCCGCACCCCAGGTGAAGCGGTGCAAGCCGCCTGTCCATCGGGAGTGGGGTTCGACCCCGTCGGGACCGATCGACACGGCCGATCCACCAACAATCGCCGCGAATCCCAGGGCCAGCAGCCACGGCCACCACCCTCCCCACCCGGTCGCCCCATGCTCCGGTTGCAACTGGACCATCGAGCGACGCATGATGAGCATCCCCAGCGCCATGAGGGCTCCCATCGTCGAGATGACCAGGCCGGTCACGAACCCGGCTGGTCGGTATCGGAAGACGATCTCATGGTCACCTTTAGGAACAAAAACGGCCCGGAAGTTGACGTGGGCTGGTCGGATTGGCACCGGTTGGCCGTCGAGCGTCGCCGACCAGCCGGGGTCAAACGTATCGGCCAGGAAGAGGTAGGCGTCGGTCGTCGATCGAGTCTGCACGACCAGGCGTTCCGGGATCTCCTCGATGATCTCGGCGTTGCCCGAAACGTCGGTGTCGACCGGCAAGGGGCGGTCGGGGTCCTCGACGACCAGTTGATCCCGGATCGCCGGACCGAGTTGGGTGAGCTGAGCGACGGCCTCGTCCTCGTCGTTCGCATAAACGGGACGACCCATCAACCGAGCGCGGGGCAGGCGATCGGGATTGGAGAAGACGTAGGCTGTGCCGACCTTCTCCGGGGGTGGCCAGTCAGCCACTTGGCCCCGAAAGCCATAGAGCAAGTGCGAAACGCTGGCGACGGTCGATTGCTCGACCACCTCGACCGTCGCATCCATGTAGCGTTTCCAGCGCGAGGGGATCATGGGGGTTTCCCCCATCAACGAATCCAGATCAAAAACCGGCGGCAAGCTCCATGCGAGCGTATCCCGAACTGGCATGAAGTCGATCGGGAACGAGGCATATCCGGGTTCTCCGGCCGAAAAACGTCCGAATCCCGAGACGCGTTGATGATCGGGATCAGCCAGAATGAACTCGGCCGTCTCGGGCGGATCGGTCCAGTAGCCTGGGTCGATCGTCGGGGCATCATGCCAGTGAGAGCCGAACAGGTCGGCCATCACGAGCAAGGGCAGAGCCGCCGCC contains:
- a CDS encoding WD40 repeat domain-containing protein; translation: MLHPEHNDERFGIPDAFGCHSKASGPLGRLWLLASGGIVTGMFSLVLGLLTSGLFAQPSENVLSLKSPSTPIHSLCFAPEGLRIASCDTTGRLSLWQLPEEKPRSEWGGPDRKIKCLAFSPDRELMAWGTWDGSIVLWNLRDGRRETTLHRRDVSIAALEFSPDGKTLASGDVSGSLVLWDVSSGQLLEVHETQSRIITDLDFSSDSRSLTTAVRDDLGGMLLVVEVPSGEVRQQLRLTPQSIVRRVEFLPSDNKVLWLDLGAQHLECWDLIRGESESLFDVHHRVTSFALSPDGTTLALGTSEGEVMLRAWENLQVLHRLQDQPNPIHSLDFSHDGRLVAVGGVVSGLVVWKP
- the mutL gene encoding DNA mismatch repair endonuclease MutL; its protein translation is MGMIRELSPSVVNQIAAGEVVERPASVVKELLENAIDAGATRIELTVERGGRDLVRVADNGSGISREDLPLAFRPHATSKLSEADDLHRIRTLGFRGEALAAIAEISRVRCQTRTADAEVGSEQAIEGGEHSEIRDCGCPVGTVIEVRNLFFNTPVRRTFLKSDTTEAGHVAEMFTRIALAHPTIHLTFRSGSKTLHDLPPVTGLKDRVAVFFGRELADALLWVESEINDFHLWGYVAHPSQSRSSTKGQYLFVGGRFVRDRSLGHALTEAYRGLLMVGRVPVAFLHLDLPPEEVDVNVHPTKVEVRFRDSQRIYGQLLRTVRQTFLTSDLHSRLQAPPTRPDPTPPGPAEPDSEAGASSREPGFALRSDPFDRQMVASWFPPSSGSGMSPPARPANLDDLPRREEPEWARSLPPAPTSSPSSSFNEFAEESPIPSTESTEPAIPVSVPPTPSDAQTSTTAGVPVQDVGVLPPRAIQVHDSYLIAETEDGMVVIDQHALHERILFEEFRSRVERGGVESQRLLVPEPVELGADEAAEVLERRDVLATLGLEVEPFGGGTVLVGSVPAMLGPISPTRLLRDLAEQLVGRPVPPSADAVLNDVLSLMACKAAIKAGQRLSSDEVAALLARRHLVTDAHHCPHGRPTALIFTKEELEKQFGRV
- the aroE gene encoding shikimate dehydrogenase, which codes for MICVTLGRGRHRTLLEEWGQAAEAGAELVELRIDCLRSEINLKRLLTDRRTPIVFTVRRGADGGLWRGNDEKRLLLLREAIVTGVEYVDLELDIAKSIPRFGKTKRIISYHNFRETPADLDSIADQAQEANADVVKIATMARSVGDASRILEAAARSSEKVPTIGIAMGPMGVFTRVLGRKFGAPFTYAGFNPERIFAPGMLHFDELRRDYGYDRINAETEVYAVIGDPIAHSLSPAVHNAAFLKLGINAVYVPLLIPNGKLKESLDLLSWLDLKGMSVTIPHKEAILPLLRQVDGAVDRLKACNTVVIKKNVWTGHNTDYHAAMSVLEEAYGGSTSDEVSVLMDKQVLILGAGGVARTIAYGLTRRGAGVAITNRDDERAARVASEVGCRHISWAARASTPCDVLINGTPVGMHPNVDETPVPPAAFRAGMVAFDTIYHPENTMFLKLARERECRTISGVDMFVRQAELQFALFTGRSAPTDLMRQVVARKLGVTRD